A single Dunckerocampus dactyliophorus isolate RoL2022-P2 chromosome 2, RoL_Ddac_1.1, whole genome shotgun sequence DNA region contains:
- the ipmkb gene encoding inositol polyphosphate multikinase — protein sequence MSASHHHQIMMKSTLALGRLELTSSTVNMTPCISPGGSTKEKSTQRPKEPQGPAHLNGCVPLSHQVAGHKYGVDKVGILQHPDGTVLKQLQPPPRGPREMQFYSMVYAEDCCDPFLLQLQNHLPKYYGTWSSPDAPNDLYMKLEDVTRHFVKPCIMDVKLGQRSYDPFASQEKREQQIRKYPLMEEIGFLVLGMRVYKLCSDTYDTFDQHYGRGLLKDTIKDGLAKFFHNGVCLRKDAVAASIRRVQNILRWFESQRQLAFYASSLLFVYEGFPSPVTSSAFSSLFSKPPISPMAGRRSWDGEDEGRPEIGSKKEEMAEYNNNNFQVAVPCDCSLDSIYTNHRKGGLHLCDKSHLHGNSGDDGTLGTTACKPLSGEKLPELREQDNSTWLSQQPPNGNGNKSQLEGKAESSEKEKSSRTEEDIVRGQGGGDAAEFSEGDADVEVKMIDFAHVFPSESLDHGYIYGLKHLLTVLEQILCDDV from the exons atgtcaGCAAGTCATCATCACCAAATTATGATGAAGTCCACGTTAGCCCTGGGCAGACTGGAGCTGACTTCCAGCACAGTCAACATGACCCCGTGCATATCTCCCGGTGGCTCCACCAAAGAGAAGAGTACTCAGCGGCCAAAGGAACCACAAGGTCCGGCTCACCTGAATGGATGCGTACCACTGTCACATCAGGTCGCGGGTCACAAGTATGGAGTCGATAAAGTGG gaATTCTGCAGCATCCAGATGGAACAGTCCTGAAGCAACTTCAGCCTCCACCCAGAGGACCAAGGGAGATGCAGTTTTACAGCATG GTATATGCAGAGGACTGCTGTGACCCTTTTCTtcttcagctccagaaccatcTCCCAAAATATTACGGCACCTGGTCCTCTCCTGATGCACCTAATG ATCTGTACATGAAGCTAGAGGATGTGACTCGACACTTCGTCAAGCCGTGTATCATGGATGTGAAGCTGGGCCAGCGAAGCTACGATCCATTCGCCTCACAGGAGAAAAGGGAGCAGCAGATTAGGAAGTACCCACTGATGGAGGAAATAGGCTTTCTGGTCCTTGGCATGAGA GTTTACAAGCTTTGCagtgacacgtatgacacgttCGACCAGCATTACGGGAGGGGACTGCTGAAGGACACCATTAAAGATG GCTTGGCTAAATTCTTCCACAACGGTGTTTGTCTGAGGAAGGACGCCGTGGCAGCCAGCATCCGCAGAGTGCAAAACATCCTCCGCTGGTTTGAGTCTCAGCGTCAATTGGCCTTCTATGCCAGCTCCCTTCTCTTTGTCTATGAGGGTTTCCCCTCGCCCGTCACCTCAAGCGCCTTTTCCTCCCTCTTCAGCAAACCTCCAATCAGCCCAATGGCGGGCAGAAGGAGTTGGGATGGGGAGGATGAAGGGAGACCGGAGATAGGGAGCAAGAAAGAAGAGATGGCAgagtacaacaataacaactttCAGGTTGCGGTGCCGTGTGATTGCAGCCTAGACTCCATATACACCAATCACAGGAAAGGTGGCCTCCATCTTTGTGATAAGAGCCACCTTCATGGCAACAGTGGAGATGATGGCACTTTGGGGACAACGGCATGCAAACCACTTTCTGGAGAGAAACTGCCTGAGCTCCGTGAGCAAGACAACTCTACATGGTTGTCCCAGCAACCACCAAACGGAAATGGAAACAAATCCCAACTGGAAGGAAAGGCCGAGAGTAGCGAGAAGGAGAAGAGCAGCAGGACAGAAGAGGACATAGTGCGAGGACAAGGAGGAGGTGACGCAGCAGAGTTCAGCGAAGGAGATGCAGACGTGGAGGTGAAGATGATCGACTTTGCGCACGTTTTCCCCAGCGAGAGCCTGGATCACGGCTACATCTACGGCCTCAAGCATCTGCTGACTGTGTTGGAGCAGATCCTTTGTGATGATGTTTAg